The DNA segment AATTAATTGCTACTTCTACACTCGCTTCTTCTGCCATTTTAATAATTGGTTTCGTTAAAAAGCGACTTCCTAAATGGCTTGTTAAATGATCCTGAAGTAGATCAATGATAATCGGTGCACGGAGCTCTATGGCTGCATCAATAACTGCTCTTGCTGTTTCCAAATTAAAACAATTGATGGCCATTACTGCATAATTTTCCTTATTTGCACGCTTTAAAATACCTTTCATGGAAACATACATTTCTTTATCTCCTCGCCTTATGAAATTTTAATTCCAGACAAATCGATTTCTTCTTCCTCTTCTAAACCTTGGTCTGCAATTAGCTCTTCTTCCTTCGTAGGTTCTCGTTTTAAAATAAGTAGCATGGCTGCTGTGACACAAGTCCCAATGAGTAGCGCCAAGCAGAAAAGAAGTGGTTCGTTCATCGCAGGGACAATAAACATACCGCCTGAAGGGACTGGTGAGCCAATTCCCCAGGTCATACTAAGTCCTCCGCCAACTGCAGCTCCAAGTGTACAAGAAATAATAACACGAATAGGGTCAACTGCCGCGATTGGAATAACACCCTCAGTAATCATACAAATCCCCATTGGAAAAGCGATTTTGATATTATCTTCTTCAGATTTTGTATATTTTTTCTTTTTAATTAATTTTGAGACTACCCAAGAGAGTGTGACTCCAAAAGGCGGCACCATAGAAGCTAGAATTTTCACTGCTTCCGGTTCTTTGACACCTTCTAGAAGCAAGCCATCTGCAAACAATGAGGCTACTTTATTTACAGGGCCACCAAAGTCAAATGCAGCCATTGCCCCAAGCACCGCTCCAAAAACAAAACGCATACTCCCTTGCATTCCTTGTAAGAAACTTGTCATCGCTTCTGTTGCCCAAACAATCGGTACACCTACAACAAAATACATCAGAAGTCCGACGACCAAACTGCTAATAAGTGGGACAATCATCATTGGCATTAAACCTTGTGCCCATTTTGGTACCTTTAAATATCTCACAAGGATAAGTACGAAATACCCTACCAAATATCCCCCAAGCATTCCGCCTAAAAATCCAGCACCAATAGAATTAGCAATGAGTCCCATTAGTAATCCTGGCGCTATCCCCGGCCTATCTGCTATCGAATAAGCAATCGCTCCAGCAATCACCGGGGCCAGCAGTCCCATACCAAGAACACCTAGAGAAACAAGGGCATCTGGAACTGAATATGGTGCTTTATAATTTTCAATAACCTGCCCATTTGTTAAATTTCCAATGGCAATAAGTAACCCCGAGGCAACAACTAACGGTAACATATACGAAATCGCTGTAAGTGCATGTTTCTTTATTTGCAGTTTTTTCATCATACTGGTCCACTCCCTAGTTATTTATTTCGTTATCTATTTTATTAATAATTTGCTTTGGCGCTTTAATTGCTATATCAGTTGGGATTTCCACAATGCGTTTCCCTTTAAAACGATCTTTCCCACTTACTTTAATATCAGCTGCAATGATGACAACATCCGCATTTTTCACTTGTTCATTTGACAGTTCATCTTCAATACCAATGGTTCCTTGTGTCTCAATGTGAATTGTGTGGCCAAGCGCAATACCAGCTTTTGTCAGTTTTTCTTTGGCAATGTATGTATGCGCAATTCCTGACGTACATGCAGCAATTCCAATAATATTCATTCTCCGCTCCTCCTACTCTTGATTTTTAGCTAATAATTTAATAAAATCTTCTTTCGTTTGTACCGTTTGAAATTCTTCAATCACCTCTTCATCTGCGAGTAAAATGGCTACTTTTTGAAGTAATTTTATATGTGTTGTTGTAGCATCCGAATTCTTGACGGCGAAAAGAATAATAATATTAACTGGTTTATCATCAAGCGACTCCCATTCTACTGGAGTTTTGGTTCTCCCGACCGCAATAGATGTGTTTGTAACACTGGCTGATTTCCCGTGTGGAATAGCTACGCCTTCTCCAAGGCCCGTTTTCCCTTCTTCTTCGCGATATAATACATCTGCTATAAAAGCCTCTTTATCTCTTACTGCTCCATTTCCAACAAGTAAATCTGTTAATGCTTCTATTACTTCTAATTTGGTTGTTGCTTGCAATTCTAAATTCACAAGTTCTGGGCTTATTACTTTGCTAATGTCTAACTGCTGGATATCCATGGATTCGCCTCCTATAAAGTTTCGATTAATTTTTTCACCATCATTTTATCTTTCTCTGTAAACATCGCACTTACAAGAAGCGATGGAATTTCTTTTTCATGTTCTGCATGGACTGTTGTTAGAATAAAATCAATATTCTGATAGTCTTGTAAAGTGTTATTGAATCTAGTAGAGGATAAAACGTCTACTATTTCGACATCTGGAAAAGCTTTTTGAACCTTGACTTTTAAAAGTTCGGATGTTCCGATGCCACTTGAACACATAATGATAATTCTTTTTACAAGTGGTGATTGTTCGATATGTTTAGCAAAATAGATTGTGATATAACCAACTTCATCATCTGATATCGTATTCAACTGAAAAGTCTCGGCAACATCTCGCGCAGTCTCTTTGATGATTTGAAAAAGTTTGCCGTATTCTAATTTGATATCACTTAACAAATTATTTTTTATATTAATTTGATGATTCATTCGATTAACCATCGGCTTCATATGACTAAGTAATTCGATTTTTAATTGTTTTTTATTAATAGGCATTTCGATTTTTGCTGCAACTTGATCAATATAAAAATCAGTCATTTCCTCCACAATGGGTAAAATTTTGCTAGGTACGAGTTCAATATCATGATTAAAGCGAGAAGAAATCAAATATTGTAGAAAATTGAATGTTTCACGCTTTGGTAAATCCATTTTCAAATAATGTTCAATTGCTTCCATCGCCTCTATAGCAATATTATGAAGCTTTTCATTGGTAACTGGATAGGATTCATCTATCTCGTCAAAGTCTTCCACTTCGCCTTGTCGAAAACGATTGATTAATATATATAGATGTGAAAAGATGTTAATGTCATAGGGATAAGGAATACTAATCATCAGTTTACGTTCAATAATTTCCATTTGCCTAACGATAAATTGAACATCTGCTTTGTTGAGATCACTATACTCTGTTTTCAAATCATCATAACTAGATAAGTCTATATTATTAATTACTTCATTAATCGCGATTCGTATATTCTCTTCTGTGCCAACAACACGTATTTCTTTTTGCCGTTTTTCAAGGATTAATTGGTATTTATCGATAGATTGACTTAAAAGGGCAAAATCATTTTTTATCGAATTATAACCCACATAATAACCTTCATATAAATTGGCTATGTTTAAGTACTTTGGAGATTTAAATAAGACTTGTAATAAAATTTTTTCTCGTCGTTCAGAAGGTGTGTAACCAAAAATATCTCCAGTTGTTTCTAACTTTGCTTGGATATAAGCTTTATAATTAAGTTTAAAACCACGCCCCTTTTCAGAAATAATTATCTCCTTTTTGCCAGTTGCACGATTGATATTTTTAATTTTCCGGTAAATGGTTTTAGAGGAAACTTCTAGCATTTCAGCAAGTTGATTTGCTGTTAAAAAATCATTTTTCGTTAACAACAAGTTGATTAATCCACGCTCTGTTTTCGTTAGAAGCATTTCATCACCTCCCTCTACCACCTATTATACACAAATAAAAGAAAACGGTTACACCAAGTTATGTCCACTTCACTAGACAATTTTTTAGCATAGTTTGTGAAAAAATATTTGCTCAGGCTATTTACTTCCAACAAGACAATCCTCATGGAAAACCGTATAATAAAAGCATGGATAAATTAGAAAGGGGTGCTCTTGTGACGCTTGAACTGCATAATGTTACGAAGAAATTTGGAAGTAAAATCGCTGTAAATGATTTATCGTTTCGCGTAGAACCAGGTAAAATACTCGGTTTAATTGGTCAAAATGGGGCTGGTAAAACCACTACTTTCCGGCTTATTTTGCATTTTTTAGAAGCTACTTCTGGAAAAATCACTTGGGAAGGGAAAGAAGTAAGCAAAATCAATCCGAATATTGTTGGATATTTACCAGAGGAACGGGGATTATACCCAAATGTCACTATTGAAGAACAATTGATATTTTTTGCCGAATTAAAAGGATATCCAAAACAAAAAATGAAAGCTGAAATAGACAATTGGCTTGAAAAAGCAGAAATTGTCGGTAAAAAAACAGATTTAATTAAAACTTTATCAAAAGGAAATCAACAAAAAATCCAACTATTAAGCACCATTATTCATCAACCAAAACTTGTCATTTTAGACGAACCTTTTAGTGGCTTGGATCCAGTTAATGCAGAAATATTAAAAAAGTTTGTATTCGATTTGCGAAAATCCGGAGCTGCTATCATTTTCTCAAGTCATCGTATGGAAAATGTGGAAGAACTTTGTGATTCTCTTTTGATGCTAAAAAAAGGTAGTACTGTCCTCCAAGGGACAACCGAGTCCGTGAAGTCCGTTTTTGGTCGTAAACGGTTGTTGATTGAATCCAACCATTCCGTGGAAGAACTTGCTGCTTTACCTGGAGTACTAAATGTCAAAACCCAGCGCGACGGCGTCCATCAACTAGAAATAGAAAACGAATCTGACGCCGAGAAAATTTTTGAATATGTAACAAAAGATGGCTTTATTCAAACCTTTAGCCTTCAACCGCCTACTCTCGAAGAAATTTTCAAATGGAAAGCTGGTGAATTTCATGAGTAAATTTTGGGTCATAACAAAGCAGGTTTACAAAAGACGTGTGAAAACTAAATCCTTTTTAATTTCTCTATTGTTTCCTGTATTAATTGCTGCCCTAATTGCTGGTATTCCGAAAATGGTCGATTATTTTGATTCTTCCAGTGATATTACAAAAATTGCGATATTATCTGATAATCCAGTTTTCGTAAAAGCACTTACCGCTGACAAAAAGCATTTCCAAGTAGACACAAATATCAAAGATAAAAAAGCTGCCCAATCAGCGTTAGAGAAAGCAAAAATAGATGGATTTGTTACAATCACTGAAAAAAACGATACTGTTAGCGCGATTTATACAACCCAAGAAACAGCAGGGCAAAACGTGATGACTC comes from the Listeria welshimeri serovar 6b str. SLCC5334 genome and includes:
- a CDS encoding ABC transporter ATP-binding protein; translated protein: MTLELHNVTKKFGSKIAVNDLSFRVEPGKILGLIGQNGAGKTTTFRLILHFLEATSGKITWEGKEVSKINPNIVGYLPEERGLYPNVTIEEQLIFFAELKGYPKQKMKAEIDNWLEKAEIVGKKTDLIKTLSKGNQQKIQLLSTIIHQPKLVILDEPFSGLDPVNAEILKKFVFDLRKSGAAIIFSSHRMENVEELCDSLLMLKKGSTVLQGTTESVKSVFGRKRLLIESNHSVEELAALPGVLNVKTQRDGVHQLEIENESDAEKIFEYVTKDGFIQTFSLQPPTLEEIFKWKAGEFHE
- a CDS encoding PTS fructose transporter subunit IIB; translation: MNIIGIAACTSGIAHTYIAKEKLTKAGIALGHTIHIETQGTIGIEDELSNEQVKNADVVIIAADIKVSGKDRFKGKRIVEIPTDIAIKAPKQIINKIDNEINN
- a CDS encoding PTS fructose transporter subunit IIC; this translates as MKKLQIKKHALTAISYMLPLVVASGLLIAIGNLTNGQVIENYKAPYSVPDALVSLGVLGMGLLAPVIAGAIAYSIADRPGIAPGLLMGLIANSIGAGFLGGMLGGYLVGYFVLILVRYLKVPKWAQGLMPMMIVPLISSLVVGLLMYFVVGVPIVWATEAMTSFLQGMQGSMRFVFGAVLGAMAAFDFGGPVNKVASLFADGLLLEGVKEPEAVKILASMVPPFGVTLSWVVSKLIKKKKYTKSEEDNIKIAFPMGICMITEGVIPIAAVDPIRVIISCTLGAAVGGGLSMTWGIGSPVPSGGMFIVPAMNEPLLFCLALLIGTCVTAAMLLILKREPTKEEELIADQGLEEEEEIDLSGIKIS
- a CDS encoding BglG family transcription antiterminator; protein product: MLLTKTERGLINLLLTKNDFLTANQLAEMLEVSSKTIYRKIKNINRATGKKEIIISEKGRGFKLNYKAYIQAKLETTGDIFGYTPSERREKILLQVLFKSPKYLNIANLYEGYYVGYNSIKNDFALLSQSIDKYQLILEKRQKEIRVVGTEENIRIAINEVINNIDLSSYDDLKTEYSDLNKADVQFIVRQMEIIERKLMISIPYPYDINIFSHLYILINRFRQGEVEDFDEIDESYPVTNEKLHNIAIEAMEAIEHYLKMDLPKRETFNFLQYLISSRFNHDIELVPSKILPIVEEMTDFYIDQVAAKIEMPINKKQLKIELLSHMKPMVNRMNHQINIKNNLLSDIKLEYGKLFQIIKETARDVAETFQLNTISDDEVGYITIYFAKHIEQSPLVKRIIIMCSSGIGTSELLKVKVQKAFPDVEIVDVLSSTRFNNTLQDYQNIDFILTTVHAEHEKEIPSLLVSAMFTEKDKMMVKKLIETL
- a CDS encoding PTS sugar transporter subunit IIA, with protein sequence MDIQQLDISKVISPELVNLELQATTKLEVIEALTDLLVGNGAVRDKEAFIADVLYREEEGKTGLGEGVAIPHGKSASVTNTSIAVGRTKTPVEWESLDDKPVNIIILFAVKNSDATTTHIKLLQKVAILLADEEVIEEFQTVQTKEDFIKLLAKNQE